In one window of Danaus plexippus chromosome 7, MEX_DaPlex, whole genome shotgun sequence DNA:
- the LOC116770966 gene encoding uncharacterized protein LOC116770966 isoform X1, protein MIQKSLYIIIFQSFFALIAVVAAKPAPGLLSGLDYGSYGLDHGASLSLEHAAPLQLIHSAPVIQAAPVIHSAPVIHAAPIAVAKSQATSYSSFQRVIHPVAHKIVQAAPVVQATKIIQASPIIHSAPILSLDSHGPISYGHGW, encoded by the exons atgatCCAAAAGTcgctatatattattattttccagtCTTTCTTCGCCCTTATCGCTGTAGTAGCTGCCAAGCCAGCGCCAGGTTTGCTCTCAGGACTGGACTACGGCTCC TACGGCTTAGACCACGGAGCATCGTTAAGCTTAGAACACGCTGCTCCCCTTCAGTTGATTCACTCTGCCCCAGTGATCCAGGCTGCTCCAGTCATCCACTCTGCCCCAGTCATACACGCTGCTCCAATCGCTGTTGCTAAATCACAAGCCACAAGCTATTCTTCCTTCCAAAGG GTGATCCACCCAGTGGCGCATAAGATCGTGCAAGCTGCCCCTGTGGTCCAGGCCACTAAGATCATTCAAGCCTCTCCCATAATCCACTCAGCGCCCATCCTCTCCCTGGATTCTCATGGCCCCATCTCTTACGGTCATGGTTGGTAA
- the LOC116770966 gene encoding uncharacterized protein LOC116770966 isoform X2: MRCLSFFALIAVVAAKPAPGLLSGLDYGSYGLDHGASLSLEHAAPLQLIHSAPVIQAAPVIHSAPVIHAAPIAVAKSQATSYSSFQRVIHPVAHKIVQAAPVVQATKIIQASPIIHSAPILSLDSHGPISYGHGW, translated from the exons ATGCGCTGCCTA tCTTTCTTCGCCCTTATCGCTGTAGTAGCTGCCAAGCCAGCGCCAGGTTTGCTCTCAGGACTGGACTACGGCTCC TACGGCTTAGACCACGGAGCATCGTTAAGCTTAGAACACGCTGCTCCCCTTCAGTTGATTCACTCTGCCCCAGTGATCCAGGCTGCTCCAGTCATCCACTCTGCCCCAGTCATACACGCTGCTCCAATCGCTGTTGCTAAATCACAAGCCACAAGCTATTCTTCCTTCCAAAGG GTGATCCACCCAGTGGCGCATAAGATCGTGCAAGCTGCCCCTGTGGTCCAGGCCACTAAGATCATTCAAGCCTCTCCCATAATCCACTCAGCGCCCATCCTCTCCCTGGATTCTCATGGCCCCATCTCTTACGGTCATGGTTGGTAA